TTAATGCTGACGAGTCATCACCAGTGGACGTAGAGGTGTCTCTTAATCCTGAACTTTTAGGATACATCTTTGAAAACTTAATTGCATCTTACAATCCTGAAACCAAAACTACCGCAAGAAAAGCAACGGGAAGTTATTACACTCCAAAAGAGATTGTTGATTTCATGGTAGAAGAATCTCTCCTTGAGTATCTGAAAACCAAAACTAGTATTGACGAGGATAGATTAAGAATACTTCTTTCTTACTCCGAAGAAAATGCTGAATTAACGGATGAAGAAAAAGACAAAATACTTAGAGCAATAGACTCTCTTAAAGTTATAGACCCAGCAGTCGGTTCTGGTGCTTTTCCAATAGGAATAGTTCATAAAGTTGTGAATATACTAAACAAAGTTGATCCAAATAATGAACTCTGGCATGAACTACAAAGAAAAAAGGTGCTTCAAGAGTTTGAGGAAGTTCTGAAAATTGAAGACAAAGATAAGAGACAAAAATTACTAAAAGACATTGACGATAACTTTGATGAGAGTATCAAATATCCTGACTACGCTAGGAAGCTCTACGTAATAGAGAACTCTATCTACGGAGTTGATATACAGCCTATTGCTATACAGATC
The sequence above is drawn from the Brevinematales bacterium genome and encodes:
- a CDS encoding BREX-1 system adenine-specific DNA-methyltransferase PglX yields the protein EENLIRLLTRLIFVWFLKEKGLIPEEIFDPAFLEGVVKDFGKDCNYYNVILQNLFFTTLNTYPEERSSEALRYKSEMLSENEIINVFKKVPFINGGLFECLDEDENYIDGFTRNSYKIARLPDFLFFREKRKENLSKFYGYEKEVEVRGLINILKDYNFNADESSPVDVEVSLNPELLGYIFENLIASYNPETKTTARKATGSYYTPKEIVDFMVEESLLEYLKTKTSIDEDRLRILLSYSEENAELTDEEKDKILRAIDSLKVIDPAVGSGAFPIGIVHKVVNILNKVDPNNELWHELQRKKVLQEFEEVLKIEDKDKRQKLLKDIDDNFDESIKYPDYARKLYVIENSIYGVDIQPIAIQI